CTATATGTGTGGAATGTGTTTTGTGTTTAtggatattttataaattgtttgtGTTTCGCGTGGTTAAGCAGGTCTGATGTTCATTTATTGATGAATGGGCATGTGTCTAGAGTTAAATAAGAATGATTCTATGGAGTGAAGTAAGTTAAATTGAATCTGGTTAAGCTGTAAATGAACATGATAACGTAGTTACTAAATTATTCTGACTATGTCCTTCACTGTGTTAACTAATTAACATGTGTATTAGGTAAGGGAGGGGTTGGGTTCATGATAAATCCTGATTAACAGGGGTTTCATTAAATGAAATGGGGCTGTTTTGGGAAGTACGATAAAACTGAATGAAGTCTTATAATTGTTTCTTTACTGGTTGTCATAAACCAGTGGCTGCACTATCAACTCAACATTAAAAATGTTTCTCTTCATTTGAAACATTCCCTTTCTCTAACTTTTTCATCTCCACCTTTGGTAGTGAATTCTGGTTTTGAATCCTATAATGCTGATGAGATAATTCTGCTGCCATATGTGTTTCAGTCAATAATTTAGAAGCAACTTCTGctacttttttttgttaatttctttTGCCCTCTTTGACGCTGCTTTGTCAGCTCATTCTCCACTGCTCTGTTTGCTGCTTCAGCCATCTCAGCCCTTTTGAAGACTTCTTgtgtttcatttttcatatcctCTTGGGTTTCCTCTAACCTTTTTAGAACTTAATTTTCACTCACCTTTGTAGCTTCCACCTCTGCTTTGGCAGCATCCAATTTCATATCTGCTAATTTATCAGACTCCTCAACCTTATGAACTAAGGACTTAAAATCCTCCCCTGATATGTTGAACAACACTTGCCTCAACTGTTTTTGCTACCTCTACTTCTTTCAATGCTGCTTTGAGCTTTATTTGGGCATCTTCTAAAACAAGTTCAGTGACTGCAACTTGCATCTTCAATTGTGCAGCCTCATTCTTCTAGTCTTGTGTTTCTTCCCTTGCATTTTCAGTTTCAGTGAACAACTAGTTCAATTTCCAAATCATTTCCTCTTATGCACCTCTAGCTTTTGATTCTTTTACAAATGTTGCTATACTTTGAACTTAACCATTTCAACAAGATTTAAATATCAACACAAACTTGTTTGAGGTGCTAATGGACACTAATTCAAAATGTCACTTTTGCAACATTCAATTATGCAGAAAATTAACAGAACCTCATCACCAATTCTGAGTTTTAGGAATTCAAATGACTGGTTAACAATACAAAAGACTCAAAGAACTTTGAACTAACTGAACTAAGCTAAAAAAGGTGCAACCAAGTATGAAGAGAGCATAAATGAACTTACAAAGAAATTTAGCACAatgaaaaactaattataaGACCAAAAGAAGCATGATTCAGATTTGAGAATTTAATTTCTTGGGAGAATTGAATGAGAATCTGCACATATCAAGTTTCTGAATAGTTTCTTCCAATCAATGTAAAAGTATTGCACAAAAAATGGTTATCTCTTAGCGTAGAATGACAACACCCatattagccttagtttcctaAATAGCTATTTTCTTATGTAAGTTAGCAATGTGGGCACCCTTTGGAATACTGTTATTTCCAACGTGCCTTTATAGATGTAAATTCCCTTCTTTTCTAGAGTAAGATTCAATCTTTAGTTGGAAGAAAATTGAACTGTTAAATAAATTAGAGaatgttttttgtttattctagATCAATGGATAAGTTCTTTTAATTACTTGGTACATTTTATTCAAAGTATTGTagtttgaaacttgaacaactacataaattatctttaaaatgatAACAGTAATAGGTATATTTTGTATCCTTGATATTGTTGTTTGGATGTCTACACACACTCACATTTTAGATTCAGCATTTTCCATTGAACATATTGACATACCTTATGCTGTTTTAGAGTTATGTGCTGATTTTGACATCATTCCAGTTGATGATAGCTTCACAGTAGGTGTTCATTTAGCTGCTGATTTGATAGATGCTAGTGAGGTTATTTTTGAGGAGCCGGTACAtgttgattttaaatttgagcTTCATATCTGTTTGGGTGAGGTACAAACTAGCTTTGATAATCTTATGCATGAGAAACCCTTGCCAGATATTCTTGCTGTTATACTTGATTGTACTGAAAAGCTGGATGAAATTTGTGTTGTAGAACATATTGATATTTCTGATGATTTTTATAATGTGTGCATTGGTCTGGACAACAATTTTGAGGATAGCTTTATGGACTGTGTTGAGTTAACTATGAATTCTGTTGTTATTACTAAGGAAGAGCCAACACAGGTGTTGTTTAACCTTGAAATTCTAGTTGTCTTATTTGAGTTTCCTTTGCAGTTTAGCTCATTTGATTGCCTATGCATAGATCCTTTAGAGCCTGTTGTTAACACTGCAGTAGTTATTGATTCTAAGACTCTCAGAGCACCATTTGAGATTGAACGTATCCATAACCCTACTGTTTGCACTGATAATATTTGTCCCACCTTTGATGCATTGGTTCTTCATGAAAATGATCTTGATTTCACTTTTAACAAAGCTGAAATGTTTGATGATTCATTGATGAACATTGACTTTGATTTTTCTGTTGCAGCTGACATGACTAATATTGCCACTCATCCAAAGGAAGCTGCAGACACAAAGGAAGTGGTGATGGATGCAAGAGAAGGTATACATGATGCTCAAAGAGCCTGGAATTTGCAGAATCAACAGCAAAGGCATGAGGAGATCTGGTTGCTGCAGCTGGAAGCATTGAATGGAGAACTGATGATGCTAAAGCAGAGAGCTGGGAAGGAGCTAAGGAACATCTTGGCTGACAATGGAGAAAATCCAATAAGCTCTTTCTTTTCCCTTCTTTTAAATAGTAGTTATAGGTCTTTTATAGTAGTTTACATAGCTTTAAGTAGCATAATAAATAGTAGGATAAATAATAtgttgtttttcataaaaataaaaagaattaactttGATTTGTGGCCAATCTGAATAAGTTCTTTTCCTCtttagttttatagttttactTTTAAGTCTTGTTTCTATTCTTGTTCAGTTGttgttctttttgtgtttttcagTTTCTATTCTTGTACATATTTGTTGCTGTTTGATCTGagtatgtttttgtttattagaAAACCTTACTCACTCACACATTGAGGGCAATGTGCctcttaagtgtgggggtgAGGGGTTGTAGTTAAAATTTTTGCTTTTACTTTGATAGATGTGTTTAGTACCtgttttagtaataaaataggGGTATTTTTTTCTGAACTGTTTTTCTCTTAGTTTaggtttggtttggtttataAATCCCTAGAGTAGTTTACTATTCTTGCTTTAGTTTATAAATACTTACTCTTGTTACTGATATGTTTTAGTTTAGTTGTTAGTTTTGTTGATAATAGTTTTTAGGTCTTTTAAAGTTCATTCATTTTCTGGTTTATGTTGTTTTAGCTTACATTCTTTTGCTGTTTTTGAATCTATTTTAGAACTTCTTTTAGGTCACTTTTCTTTGCTCTTTTAAAGTTCATTCATTTTCTGGTTTATGTTGTTTTAACTTAGGTTCTTTTGCTGTTTTTGAATCTATTTTAGAACTTCTTTTAGGTCACTTTTCTTTgcttatttctattattttctcttcctttaTAGTTACTTGTTCTGTTTTAAGCTCTTGATTAGTTTCATGCTTTGTTTCAAGTTTTCAATTAGGATTTTGTTCATAATTAGGTTCTGTTTTCTTTCTATTACtgttttaaaactgttttgaatctgtttagCTTTCTTTTTGTCAATTCTCTATTCTGGTTATATTGCATATGTCAATTCTGGTTATAAACTGCACCATAATTGGTTACTGGACAGCAGAAAAAtcgcccttcggaaattaccgaaggcttttggccctcggtaattaccgaagggctaaagccctcggtaaatgttagcgacaagggatttaccgagggctctttggccgtcgataagccttcggtaattaccttttaccgacggttttgggctgtttccgagggcttctggccttcggtaatacccttcttttttgtagtgatttaactacaagtttttctttttttattaaaaaataataaaaaaatttctaattcaaatataaataatgggGAATATTCTTAAATTAGATTTATGATCAATCCAACATAAGATTTTATTCACACAAAGATATCAcaaaatttcttcaacaaaatatttaataacttcatagttattcaaatttgattttgtataaaaattgagATACTAAGTATAGATTTGTGGATTTTTCATGTTGTATAATTATTCCATACAAACATAATTTCACTCGACCTTCCATTccaatattttgtaaaatgactaatctaacaaaaaatatttattagaaaaattaggtGGATTGGTGAGGTAACCCAGCTCACCACAGTTCAACCCAGATGAATCAGATTCTTAGTGAATAAAGATCAAAATTAgtctatattaaaatttaaaaaaaaattaaactcaatCCGACTCAAACTTGTGATGGATTAGGTTAGATCACGGGTTCCAACCTATTTTAATCATACTATTtggacaaaaaaaatttatcctttgagtctctcttttctttccttttattctACTTTCATTTTGCTTTTCCATTTGAATATTCTAGGGGAATCTTGTTTTGAAagattttgacataaaaaaggAAGCTGGGGGCATGTCATGCAGAGCTTTCCAAAGGCAATTTAGGTTTGAAGTGACAGAAAACTATATTGAAATCCATCTCTTTTGGGCTGAAAGGGGACTTGTTGCATACCAGCTCAAGGTACTTATGGGCCCTTGATTCAAGCCATCCATGCTATCCCAGGTAAAActacagaagaaaaaaaaaagtaggcAATTCAGTTGTTTAACTACTAACCTTTAACAATAATGTTTAATCTCTTGTCagtaaaatattcaaaatttgtatttttgattttgatagagtGTACCTGTATTCTACAGATTTAACGATTGCTTCTGATTTTGAATTAGCAAGACAAATATCCGACAAGCATAATATGAAGTACTTTTCTTCTGAAGATGTATGCTGATAGTAATTGAGTCGTGTTAATGCTAGCAAAATGAATTTAGGATTCCCTCCTCTTTGACACCAACAATTTGTGCattcaacattcaaaaacatgtttatcaTTTTAGAAAACAACCTCTTAATGGATCTGGTGGACCCTAGACTTTCAGAATTCAATGAGAAAGAAGTAAATCGTGTTCTGGGAATAGCACTTCTGTGCACTCAAACATCACCAGACcattaattatttgttgtaaTTGATAGATTTTCTGGAATTTAGAGTGTGAGATGCATTTAATCCATTCTGGAGATTAACCTTCAAAGTGTTAAAATTTTCATGATTTTGGAAACTATATTCCTTGAAAATTGTAACACCAAATTCTAGAATTGAAAGTAAAGAAAGAACAAGCACGAAAAGTTGAAACCAGAAATTAAACATTTGAAAACttgattatatttatagtttccttacaaaaatgcttttaattttagttcctattttactttattgtttatttatgtccttttcaaatttttgttgttgttgctcttCCCAGTTAATTTTCTTCATcaaacttaataataataataataataataataataataataataataataataataataataataatgtcatAATAACATTACCACATgtcaaaaatattgttaaaagtaTTCATGAATAAATGATGTCATCATGtacaaaaacataatttttgaatgaaaattttagttttattttaacataatttttcttatttatatttaattttatatcatatttatttttaaaagtaaaatagtaattatttaattttatttattaaaggcttaatacctgtttttgtccctctttttaagggaaatgttcactttcgtcctacctttttcaaaaagttcaatgtgatcccacgttgtgaaaaaagtgtccaagttaatccttttttgtcacggcgttaaatatttaacgattcTGTTGCCAACTAGGACTGATGTGTGCAACGTGATTTTTTACTTGCGTAACGTGGCAGTGACAGTTTTCCATTAACTGAGAACGTGGCAGTGGGCAGTGAGATTAAGATTCTGagtgttagggtttgatttgggTATTTCGAAATCGCGATTTGGGGATAAGCATTTTGGAGTGCCTGCAAATCAAATTTGGGTGAACCAGAACAGAGAGGATGAGGATCTCCTGCAACGTCAAGCTTGAACAGAGAAAAGAGGGAGAACAAAGAGAACCCGAAAACATATATGGGGAAGAATAAAGTTGCTCCCCTAGCAATCCTTTTGTGCGAGCTCCAAGACTCCCAAGCCGTCTTAAGTTAGGGTTTCCGCGAAGAAGAGGAAGGCAAACAAAATTGGGAAAAAAATTCTTCAGATTAGGGTATTgagaaacaataaaaaaaacaaaaggacaTGAGAAACAATTGTTGCAGAATTCCCATTGATATTAAATGTTGTTCCCCAGGTTTTGCTTTATTGGAGATATAAAATTCATCTATCAATAGACTAATGAAACTGCTTAACCTTTTAGAATGACATGCTCCAATCTTTGAACCAAAACAGTTAAGTCTTTTCCGTATATGCAGTAATAGAATCATGAAAAAAAGGATGTCTTAATATCTACAGAGCAACATGGCAGAAAAGAGGGGAGAGGAATGTACAAACCAGTGAAAGAGCAAGTGTTCCAGACGAAGGAGGTGGCATTCCATATATGGTGTATCCCATCACATTCAGAGTCATTGCATCTGCTATTTCCACCTTGTAATTACGTAGATCTTCCATTGTTAAAATGCCACCAGCCTCTTTGATATCCTTCACTAACTTTTCAGCAATGGTACCATTGTAGAAAGCTTGTGGCCCTTGCTCTGCCACTACCTCTAAGGTGCGACCGAGTTCCTCATTTTTACACACATCCCCTTCTTTCAGCAAAGTTCCTTCGGGTGCATATAGCTTTCTTAACCCAGGATCATCCAATATCTTTTTGGCATCTTTAGCTATGAAATCTCCAAGAGTAGGAGACACTTCAAAACCCTTTTTAGCAAGTTCTATAGCTGGTTGGAATAAGGTCTTCCATGGAAATCGTCCATGCTTTAACCAAGCTGCATGAAGGCCTGCCAATTTTCaatctttataaataaacaaaagttcTCTACAAActaatttatagaatttttttctttataaaatattttgaagaagTTTATCTAAACAGGTTGAACATactaaaaggaaaatattaattttgtccTTTGATATGTCAAGCATGAGGTTCAACAGCTTTAATGGTTTAGCAGAAAGAGTTAACTTCAAACCTGTGAAGCAGATGCAGGAGCAGTTTCTCTCATGTCGAAAGCTTGTGTTTGGGAGGTTGAAGAAGATCGAACAACCATGAAACCGCCACCCCCTATGCCACTTGATGCTGAGAGAACAACACCAATGCATAGTGCAGCCGCAACTGCAGCATCCACAGCATGTCCACCCTGCTTAATCAATGAAACACCAATTGCAGAACATCGAGCATCATCAGTTGCAACAACTCCCACATCTGATTCTACAATATCTTCATCACTGGTTGTCAACCCTTCATTATATTTTCCTGTTAacgttaattaaaaataatttggggTTGTTAATTTCTGTTGTaagtgataaattttaattatttctctaATTCTAAGtgagaaatttaattaaaccaaTTGAATCCTAATTACTCTAGTTAAACCCCAAATGCTGATTCATCTCAATACCCTAATCTGAAGAATTTTTTCCCCAATTTTGTTTGCCTTCCTCTTCTTCGCGGAAACCCCAACTTAAGGCGGCTTGGGAGTCTTGGAGCTCGCACAAAAGGATTGCTAGGGGAGCAACTTTATTCTTCTCCATATATGTTTTCGGGCTCTCTTTGTTCTCCCTCTGTTCGAGCTTGACGTTGTAGGAGATCCTCATCCTCTCTGTTCTGGTTCACCCAAATTTGATTTGCAGGCACTCCAAAATGCTTATCCCCAAATCGCGATTTCGAAATATccaaatcaaaccctaacactCAGAATTTTAATCTCACTGCCCACTGCCACGATCTCAGTTAATGGAAAACTGTCACTGCCACGTTACGCAAGTAAAAAGCCACGTTGCACACATCAGTCCTAGCTGGCAGcaggatcgttaaatatttaacgccgtgaccaaaaaggattaacttggacacttttttcacaacgtgggaccacattgaactttttgaaaaaggtaggacgaaagtgaacatttcccttaaaaagagggacaaaaacaggtattaagcctttattaaaccatttttttaatttatcatacaTATTACAACCTACAtatactgataaaaaaaatgtcgaATCTTTTTATTCATTCCTTCAAATCTCTTAATCCAAACAATTCCACAATCCACTCTTAttctttcaaattcatcaactCTCTCCTTCTCAAATTCTCATACCAATCCAAACACTAACTACATGtctaaacaataaaataaaaaatggtattttatttgttggactaaaatgaaaagtttgtaattttttttatattttaaaaatgatctATATGGTTGTTTTAGGTAGCTGGATATTAGAAGAATTTATgcaattattgaattttttgcAACAGAAAATTGATTTTGTGTGTTAATTAATCTAGACGAGTGATTAAAAAGTGAGTAATGACTTTTTCCAAATCTCGTTACATGAAACATTGTAAAATTTCGTATAGAAATAGAGCGATGATATTGTTCATACCATCCTTGCAGCCATGCAACACAAGACCGAAGATATACAATAGATTAATAGACTGATATATTATGTTGCTATATAgtaaaacattaatataatttaagttgCTAATTATGTCATACCTTGTTTGTCAAAATTGTTAGATGATTTGGTTAACAacccaaaatatatagtaaaaactatataaatagtAGTCAATATCATAATATGATAGAACAGTTAAAGACTTGCAGATAAGGAATTAATCTTACAGTCATTCAAAAtggttataaaatttaaaactttatctaCAATAAGTATTCCAAAAAAAGATAACAGGCAACTAAAAGATCAAATCTAAACTAGGCAACAGCGTCATCGCCCTCCAATGCCTGCTCCAGAGGAACCTCAtccacctctgctcacatccaaatggatgatcattgcaaaaggaAAACATCACATGTACCACATACAAATACAAgagtaagggtgagctaggtaAACAAAGATcatacaattataataacataagACATGTAGAGTTCAATCAAGCACATCATACTGGTCAAACATCCTAACATCCTAACTtctaaacttgactcgtccagACTTAGAAtaattgtcgagctatggcgggttatgcactcatggtggcctctactgttttgcaaagccattgcaaAAGGATTTCACCCTGCCACCCTCACGAGGTTAGTttgttccgggccttgaggcatactggaagccctcaagactaagacctcctgctactcctcaccacatggttcaatcctctctacttgagaatgaaagaccattggagtttcaggaaaacccccaagactgagctccctgCAATTACTCTAAACAACCTggaatctcaccaagagattctaTACTGATCTTACAATCATCCCCTTGAATCACATACTTTTACTTGTAATTTCAATCATAatcatacatatttatatattgctATACACCGTAAACACACTTTACTAGATATATCAGCATTTAATAGAATTCCATCCCATAAAATAGCAAAAGAGAGAAATCTGCTTACCATCATTCGCTCTGCGTACCCCATTCGCAAGGCAAGACCGGGAGTCACTCGCATAGCGATTtgtctcgctatgcgaattaactcgcagAGGTACCAAACCTCAATCTCTCGCATAGCGAACCCAGGTTGTTATGCGAGAACCCCAAACAGAGACCAACCCTCCCAAACCACTCGTTATGTTGTCTTCTTCGCTATTCGAATAAAATTGGAATTAACCCCAAACCACTAGCAGGCGCATAGCGTCTTGATTCGCCATGTGAATCACTCGACAGAGAGCAACCCACTCGAACCATTCGCACAACGCCCAAGTTCGTTATTCGAATaaacaaacagagagcaacatCTCACTTCATCCGCACAACGCAccaactcgctgtgcgaatacCCTTGGCAGAGAGCACCCTATCATAcagactcgctatgcgaaactactcgcacagcgagtctgcataatctgcataacgaaattctgcagatttatgCAACTCAAGCACCAAATACCTATTCTAACTATTTTcctcaacttctaacactcctataTTGTATTATACACCTAATTAGACTCTTCTAAGTGATTCTAACATTCCTACCACCAATCTAAAAAGATTATGAATCACTTTCTACTCTAAAACACTCAATTTCACCACTTAAGGacccaaatcaaaatatatcacTTTGCACATGTTTCTGACCATTTAGAAGACTCAtacaagtcacaaatgacttaCCTATAATGCCTAAATATATCAAAAGATCCACTGACCTCTAATTCCCAATTTCACCatctcacttcctctaaaatgaCCTAAAACCACCACCAATACACTGAAATTTATCTCTAATAGCTACTACAATAGAATAAAAGCTTCTAACTTACTCAATTACAGAGTTACATCACATCTAAATCAACCCACAAACCACATTTCACAGTTTCATCATTTGACAATCAAATCATACATAATTTACTTACACAAAAACTACACTTAAGCTCAAACAGCAAGTATATGCAGAGATCAAATACACACACCTATCAAACCATCAATTCAATTGTAAATCTAACCCCCCTTACCTCAAAGATTCACAGCCCAGCTCATCGGATTACCTCTATAGTACCTTGTACCGCAAGGAAACTCAACAGGACTCTAcaaatcaccaattggtgacCAAGAATAACTCTTAGAGCTAAAATTTGACAGAGAATGGACAGGAGAACACCCAAAACACATGCAATCAGTAGAGATTGTCTGGTCTAGGTTTGAAAACAGCAGAGAGAAATAGAAGAACAACTTACCCGCTGGAATcgagaaattgatcggtcagtTACGAAGCCTTCAACGCCGTGGACGTCtgggcacctcctgatcgtcaatcTGACAGCTCAGTGTGAAGgaattctagagagaaggcagaaaACGAGTAGAGAACGgagtttttagagagatgaagtgatttagataatgaactGAGCTTTAGTAAGTTATATCTATATTATAcgattatttttcttaaaactaaaaagctcgtctcattattttaatccaCTTATCTactttattattctatttttcagGTTCCTACATTCTatctattattataaatgattatttatttaaaaaaatataagtttttaacTGTTAATAAATGCAAAATTAATATGACCTGTTAGATAGattgtttttctattaaaaagaTTTCTAATATCATATGCAAACttatgatatataataaaaataaaataaattgttgaatTAATATGTTATCTCCATATCCATAATGTCTCACAGTGTTGAAGGGTCATCAACACCCACCAAAACGGATGTAAAATCTGTAGTGGATCCTATCACGAGCGCAACTAATATAATACTCACTACTAACATATctcgataaaaaaaattattcccTACATTTTTCATTATTACACATATctgattttattgaaaattctTTAAAACACTGGATAATTTATATCCTATAGTTCTTTAATTTGTCATACTAAATAGggaatataattataatttatattacttttattatattatatgttattatcttatctttttgtactatgtttgtttttaatctatttcttttcttactGTTTTAACGTCATCAAGTGGACGTGCCGGAGTGGTTATCGGGTATGACTAGAAATCATGTGGGCTCTGCCCGCGCAGGTTCGAATCCTGCCGTTCACGGATTTTggttttttcttctaaatataattaattctgtTTTTTTCTATCTTCAGAAATTCTTCATTACtcttttgtatttgtttattttgcAATATTAgttataaagttttatttaaggatgggaaaaaatttaattcataatgATATAATTACTTTAAGTTTCCTTTAATGGATTTGtatcaaattcaatatattttcaaattttaagtttaatttttttaattgaatttgaattggGTATAAACGGGtgaattttttagatttttaaaaattctaaatcaAGTTGAATATGAGTTAGTTCAAGTCATGAAATGGTAGGTCAAGTGAGGTAAGACAAAACTGAGTTATGAAATGATTGGACTAACTCATGCAAGTTCAATTGTACTGTAAtgttgtttgatttttct
The Vigna angularis cultivar LongXiaoDou No.4 chromosome 5, ASM1680809v1, whole genome shotgun sequence genome window above contains:
- the LOC108339151 gene encoding glutathione hydrolase 3, with translation MRISYNVKLEQRENKESPKTYMEKNKVAPLAILLCELQDSQAALSWGFREEEEGKYNEGLTTSDEDIVESDVGVVATDDARCSAIGVSLIKQGGHAVDAAVAAALCIGVVLSASSGIGGGGFMVVRSSSTSQTQAFDMRETAPASASQTLFQPAIELAKKGFEVSPTLGDFIAKDAKKILDDPGLRKLYAPEGTLLKEGDVCKNEELGRTLEVVAEQGPQAFYNGTIAEKLVKDIKEAGGILTMEDLRNYKVEIADAMTLNVMGYTIYGMPPPSSGTLALSLVCTFLSPLFCHVAL